AACCTTTTCGACATTCGGTGCAtacatagggtttctctccagtatgtgTTCGCTGATGTCTGATAAGTGGGCTTTTCAAGGCGAAGCCCTTTCCACACTCATTGCatttataaggtttctctccagtatgagttcGTTGATGTACCATGAGACAGTGCTTCATTGAAAAGCCTTTTCCACATTCGCTGCATGTATATAATTTCTCTTCTGTATGAGTTTGCTGATGTGTGATAAGACTGTTCTTCAAGGTGAAGCCTTTCCCACATTTATTGCATATAAagggtttctcaccagtatgaGTTCGATGATGTGCGATAAGACGCCTCTTCTCAATGAAGCCTTTTCCACATTCACTACATATATAAGGTTTTTCTCCTGTATGAGTTTTCTGATGTGTAGTGAGACTGAACTTTGTAGAGAAGGCCTTCCCACATACACTGCATCCATggggtttctctcctgtatgagtTCGTTGATGATAAATGAGCCGACACTTCTTgatgaaggctttcccacattcgcTACATGTGTAAGGTTTCTCTCCCATATGAGTTTTCTGATGTATATTGAGCTGCGATTTCTTGAGGAAGGTTTTGTCACATTCAGTGCATTCATAATGTTTCAGTTCTGTATGAGTTCTCTGATGGTCCATTAGCCTGGATTTTCTGGAAAAAGCTTTCCCACACATACTGCATACATGAGGTTTTTCTCCATTGTGAACTCTCTGATGATCAATAAACTGAGACAACTTGaggaaggctttcccacattcactgcatACATGCGCATTCTCTATGTTATGAGTTCTCTGTTGCTTAATGAACTGGGACTTATTAATAGGTTTTGCAATTGCAGGAAACTTCATTTCAGTATAAAATTGTTTATGGTTAGCATGAAAAAGGGATTTCCCATCTCCATTAAACTCAGCAGAGTTCTTTAGGCCAGAGCTCCTTTTCTGGTTTTCAAaacttaaaattgattttaaaggtTTTTCATGTAAGTCAAAGGTATCACGATCTTGCTTCAGCAGGAAATGACCTTTGTTCTGATTAACAATATTTCCAAACATATTCTGTTCATGGCACTGTTTCACACTCTTCTGAATACTTCGATTTTGCAAGTGATGCTGCAGAGGATCATCAATTTTCCTGATTTCTAGGAAAGAAGAGAACAGTCAATCAACTCCATCATCTTGTTTTGAAATAAactatttaaactattttttaaaactgccttGGTGTGAGGTGACTCTTTAGTGAAaaccctattttatttatttatttttttgtaagcaataaagctttttaatcacctgggtgcaggcagactgagtccgaaaaaggagtcagcaaagggtgatAAGGGGAGGGCAGTTTTATAGCATTTGGGTAGGTAGTAGAAAATTACAGCTAAAGGGGGTTGAAAACCCTATTTTAGTATAAAGGAAACTCCATGTATAACTATCCCTCATCTCTTACACATTGGGAGAGATGTGTAAGATTCCTTTTATCTCTTACACATAAAGGAAATTCCTTGTATAAATATCCTTCATTTCTtacaaataaaacacaataatatAAACACACCTAAAAGTAAAAGCAACTGTACAAACAAGGCTAGATGATTCACAATGTATATAGATTTGGCAGCTTTCTAAATAGGTCTTTATACAATACACAGATAGTCAAATATAAACAGGTCACTTTTTGCAGGGAACCCCAAAATTTGGCAGGACACCAGACCATAGAAATTAGAGAAATATCAGACCACACAGGTTGATCCCAAATGACAAAGGCTGTATTAATTTATTctacaaatgtttgctgaatgacaTCTATGTGTAAGTCACTATACTCATGTTTGGGATATACAAacacctttcttccttttttttttttttttttttgagacagggtctctgtcaccaaggctggagtgcagtggcataatctcagcttacttGCAACTATAATTtctccctcccaggctcaaatgatcctcccacctcagcctcttgattagctgggaccacaggcatgtgccaccacacccagctaattttttgtatttttggtagagataggttTTTGCTGTGttatctaggctggtcttgaactcacaaGTTCAAGAagatccacctcccttggcctcccaaagtgctgggattacagacatgagccactgcactcagccaattCTCACAAAGGTTTAATTTTAGttaggaaaaaatgaaatcacaaggaagcaaaaaaataaagaaggtaaTTGCATTTTGTGAAATGTGGTTAATGGAACAATGGAGATATAAGAGGTGGAGAAAATCAAGATATAGTTAAAGAAATGACAAGGTTCACTAATAGGTTCAATAGGAGGAGTGAAAGAGGGTTAAAGGAAGTGAGGACTCAAAGATTATTCCAAAAATTATATGGTTTCAGGCTGgacacaggggctcacacctatagtcccagcactttgggatgacGAAGCGGGTAGATCacataaggccaggagttcaagaccagcctggccaacatagtgaaaccctgtctctactaaaaatacaaaaattaggcatggtggcacatgcctgtagtcccggctacttgggaggctgaggcacaagaatcgcttgaacccaggaggtggaggttgcagtgagctgaaatcacaccactgcactccagcctgggtgacacagcgagactctgtctcaaaaaaaaccacaaaactataTGGCTTCAGCCATTggataggaagaaaaaaacctCATGATGAAAATAGGAATATTACTATCTGGAATGAAGGGAAAAATTTAGCATGCCTTGTGAAACACATAAAGTTTAAGATGATTACCACACATCCAAGTACAAACATGAGGAAATTGGTTGAATATATAAATCTCAAAAAGGCCTTATCTGGAAACAGCAATGTAGATGACATCCAACATTTACAAATTATTCAAAGAAAGAGTACTGGATGAGACTTTAGTTGGAAACatgtagaaaaaaagaatgaaggcacAGGGCCAGGGAACTTGTCAATCCAACGTGTAGAGTTTGGGAATTTGTTAAGTCCACTGAAATGAACCAAACGCTGACTATTATGATTAGGTGCACAAGTGGAGACCCAGGTGTACAAAACAAACATCTAAGAATGGTAAGAATGTAATAATAGcctcttgaaaattgctaaaatagatttgaagtgttctcacaaaaaaagtaagtatgtgaggtagtatatatgttaatttgttcaatttagccattctacaatgtacacatatttcaaaacaacatgttttacgtgataaatatatgtattttttatttaggaattaaaaagtaattgtgtcctggtgtggtggctcatgtctgtaattccagcactttgggaaggtgaggcaaagaggatcacttgagcccagaaatttgagaccagcctgggcaacatagtgagacctttctctataaaaaatacagaaattagctgggtgtggtggcatgtagtcccagctaggctaaagtgggaggatcacttgagcccattctctataaaaaatacagaaattagctgggtgtggtggcatgtagtcccagctaggctaaagtgggaggatcacttgagcccaggagattgaggctgcagtgagccatgattgtgccactgcactccagcctgggtaacacgtagaaaaataaaaataaaaaaatcataaatttaaaaaacagaagaatgtGAGATCCTCAGCATTTGATTTAAAGTGTCACATGCTGAGTGATTATCACATTCCCCAAACTTGCTATTCTTCTTCATTCTATGTACCACCATTAAACTAATTTTCCCAAAGCACAATCTCAAGTTTAGATGAAAAGTTCTATACTTAAGACTCTAACTAATGACCTAACTGGATCATACTATCCCATGTTGCTACAGAAAGAGGGAACAATGATTTGCAGCAAAGTGTTAACTCAGCAGGCCTGGGCTATTCCATCCCTACACATTCCAAAGAAAGACTCGTCTTAACTGCCTTCTAAAAGATAACCTCTGA
This portion of the Pongo abelii isolate AG06213 chromosome 20, NHGRI_mPonAbe1-v2.0_pri, whole genome shotgun sequence genome encodes:
- the ZNF615 gene encoding zinc finger protein 615 isoform X1; its protein translation is MRPEQTKFWEESLTLEDVAVDFTWEEWQFLSPAQKDLYRDVMLENYSNLVAVGFQASKQDALSKLERGEETCTTEDEIYSRICFDSGGASGGAYAEIRKIDDPLQHHLQNRSIQKSVKQCHEQNMFGNIVNQNKGHFLLKQDRDTFDLHEKPLKSILSFENQKRSSGLKNSAEFNGDGKSLFHANHKQFYTEMKFPAIAKPINKSQFIKQQRTHNIENAHVCSECGKAFLKLSQFIDHQRVHNGEKPHVCSMCGKAFSRKSRLMDHQRTHTELKHYECTECDKTFLKKSQLNIHQKTHMGEKPYTCSECGKAFIKKCRLIYHQRTHTGEKPHGCSVCGKAFSTKFSLTTHQKTHTGEKPYICSECGKGFIEKRRLIAHHRTHTGEKPFICNKCGKGFTLKNSLITHQQTHTEEKLYTCSECGKGFSMKHCLMVHQRTHTGEKPYKCNECGKGFALKSPLIRHQRTHTGEKPYVCTECRKGFTMKSDLIVHQRTHTAEKPYICNDCGKGFTVKSRLIVHQRTHTGEKPYVCGECGKGFPAKIRLMGHQRTHTGEKPYICDECGKGFTEKSHLNVHRRTHTGEKPYVCSECGKGLTGKSMLIAHQRTHTGEKPYICNECGKGFTMKSTLSIHQQTHTGEKPYKCNECDKSFRKKTCLIQHQRFHTGKTSFACTECGKFSLRKNDLITHQRIHTGEKPYKCSDCGKAFTTKSGLNVHQRKHTGERPYGCSDCGKAFAHLSILVKHKRIHR
- the ZNF615 gene encoding zinc finger protein 615 isoform X4; the encoded protein is MRPEQTKFWEESLTLEDVAVDFTWEEWQFLSPAQKDLYRDVMLENYSNLVAVGFQASKQDALSKLERGEETCTTEDEIYSRICFEIRKIDDPLQHHLQNRSIQKSVKQCHEQNMFGNIVNQNKGHFLLKQDRDTFDLHEKPLKSILSFENQKRSSGLKNSAEFNGDGKSLFHANHKQFYTEMKFPAIAKPINKSQFIKQQRTHNIENAHVCSECGKAFLKLSQFIDHQRVHNGEKPHVCSMCGKAFSRKSRLMDHQRTHTELKHYECTECDKTFLKKSQLNIHQKTHMGEKPYTCSECGKAFIKKCRLIYHQRTHTGEKPHGCSVCGKAFSTKFSLTTHQKTHTGEKPYICSECGKGFIEKRRLIAHHRTHTGEKPFICNKCGKGFTLKNSLITHQQTHTEEKLYTCSECGKGFSMKHCLMVHQRTHTGEKPYKCNECGKGFALKSPLIRHQRTHTGEKPYVCTECRKGFTMKSDLIVHQRTHTAEKPYICNDCGKGFTVKSRLIVHQRTHTGEKPYVCGECGKGFPAKIRLMGHQRTHTGEKPYICDECGKGFTEKSHLNVHRRTHTGEKPYVCSECGKGLTGKSMLIAHQRTHTGEKPYICNECGKGFTMKSTLSIHQQTHTGEKPYKCNECDKSFRKKTCLIQHQRFHTGKTSFACTECGKFSLRKNDLITHQRIHTGEKPYKCSDCGKAFTTKSGLNVHQRKHTGERPYGCSDCGKAFAHLSILVKHKRIHR
- the ZNF615 gene encoding zinc finger protein 615 isoform X2 encodes the protein MQAQESLTLEDVAVDFTWEEWQFLSPAQKDLYRDVMLENYSNLVAVGFQASKQDALSKLERGEETCTTEDEIYSRICFDSGGASGGAYAEIRKIDDPLQHHLQNRSIQKSVKQCHEQNMFGNIVNQNKGHFLLKQDRDTFDLHEKPLKSILSFENQKRSSGLKNSAEFNGDGKSLFHANHKQFYTEMKFPAIAKPINKSQFIKQQRTHNIENAHVCSECGKAFLKLSQFIDHQRVHNGEKPHVCSMCGKAFSRKSRLMDHQRTHTELKHYECTECDKTFLKKSQLNIHQKTHMGEKPYTCSECGKAFIKKCRLIYHQRTHTGEKPHGCSVCGKAFSTKFSLTTHQKTHTGEKPYICSECGKGFIEKRRLIAHHRTHTGEKPFICNKCGKGFTLKNSLITHQQTHTEEKLYTCSECGKGFSMKHCLMVHQRTHTGEKPYKCNECGKGFALKSPLIRHQRTHTGEKPYVCTECRKGFTMKSDLIVHQRTHTAEKPYICNDCGKGFTVKSRLIVHQRTHTGEKPYVCGECGKGFPAKIRLMGHQRTHTGEKPYICDECGKGFTEKSHLNVHRRTHTGEKPYVCSECGKGLTGKSMLIAHQRTHTGEKPYICNECGKGFTMKSTLSIHQQTHTGEKPYKCNECDKSFRKKTCLIQHQRFHTGKTSFACTECGKFSLRKNDLITHQRIHTGEKPYKCSDCGKAFTTKSGLNVHQRKHTGERPYGCSDCGKAFAHLSILVKHKRIHR
- the ZNF615 gene encoding zinc finger protein 615 isoform X5 encodes the protein MQAQESLTLEDVAVDFTWEEWQFLSPAQKDLYRDVMLENYSNLVAVGFQASKQDALSKLERGEETCTTEDEIYSRICFEIRKIDDPLQHHLQNRSIQKSVKQCHEQNMFGNIVNQNKGHFLLKQDRDTFDLHEKPLKSILSFENQKRSSGLKNSAEFNGDGKSLFHANHKQFYTEMKFPAIAKPINKSQFIKQQRTHNIENAHVCSECGKAFLKLSQFIDHQRVHNGEKPHVCSMCGKAFSRKSRLMDHQRTHTELKHYECTECDKTFLKKSQLNIHQKTHMGEKPYTCSECGKAFIKKCRLIYHQRTHTGEKPHGCSVCGKAFSTKFSLTTHQKTHTGEKPYICSECGKGFIEKRRLIAHHRTHTGEKPFICNKCGKGFTLKNSLITHQQTHTEEKLYTCSECGKGFSMKHCLMVHQRTHTGEKPYKCNECGKGFALKSPLIRHQRTHTGEKPYVCTECRKGFTMKSDLIVHQRTHTAEKPYICNDCGKGFTVKSRLIVHQRTHTGEKPYVCGECGKGFPAKIRLMGHQRTHTGEKPYICDECGKGFTEKSHLNVHRRTHTGEKPYVCSECGKGLTGKSMLIAHQRTHTGEKPYICNECGKGFTMKSTLSIHQQTHTGEKPYKCNECDKSFRKKTCLIQHQRFHTGKTSFACTECGKFSLRKNDLITHQRIHTGEKPYKCSDCGKAFTTKSGLNVHQRKHTGERPYGCSDCGKAFAHLSILVKHKRIHR
- the ZNF615 gene encoding zinc finger protein 615 (The RefSeq protein has 3 substitutions compared to this genomic sequence); its protein translation is MQAQESLTLEDVAVDFTWEEWQFLSPAQKDLYRDVMLENYSNLVAVGFQASKQDALSKLERGEETCTTEDEIYSRICFEIRKIDDPLQHHLQNRSIQKSVKQCHEQNMFGNIVNQNKGHFLLKQDRDTFDLHEKPLKSILSFENQKRSSGLKNSAEFNGDGKSLFHANHKQFYTEMKFPATAKPINKSQFIKQQRTHNIENAHVCSECGKAFLKLSQFIDHQRVHNGEKPHVCSMCGKAFSRKSRLMDHQRTHTEPKHYECTECDKTFLKKSQLNIHQKTHMGEKPYTCSECGKAFIKKCRLIYHQRTHTGEKPHGCSVCGKAFSTKFSLTTHQKTHTGEKPCICSECGKGFIEKRRLIAHHRTHTGEKPFICNKCGKGFTLKNSLITHQQTHTEEKLYTCSECGKGFSMKHCLMVHQRTHTGEKPYKCNECGKGFALKSPLIRHQRTHTGEKPYVCTECRKGFTMKSDLIVHQRTHTAEKPYICNDCGKGFTVKSRLIVHQRTHTGEKPYVCGECGKGFPAKIRLMGHQRTHTGEKPYICDECGKGFTEKSHLNVHRRTHTGEKPYVCSECGKGLTGKSMLIAHQRTHTGEKPYICNECGKGFTMKSTLSIHQQTHTGEKPYKCNECDKSFRKKTCLIQHQRFHTGKTSFACTECGKFSLRKNDLITHQRIHTGEKPYKCSDCGKAFTTKSGLNVHQRKHTGERPYGCSDCGKAFAHLSILVKHKRIHR
- the ZNF615 gene encoding zinc finger protein 615 isoform X3 gives rise to the protein MESLTLEDVAVDFTWEEWQFLSPAQKDLYRDVMLENYSNLVAVGFQASKQDALSKLERGEETCTTEDEIYSRICFDSGGASGGAYAEIRKIDDPLQHHLQNRSIQKSVKQCHEQNMFGNIVNQNKGHFLLKQDRDTFDLHEKPLKSILSFENQKRSSGLKNSAEFNGDGKSLFHANHKQFYTEMKFPAIAKPINKSQFIKQQRTHNIENAHVCSECGKAFLKLSQFIDHQRVHNGEKPHVCSMCGKAFSRKSRLMDHQRTHTELKHYECTECDKTFLKKSQLNIHQKTHMGEKPYTCSECGKAFIKKCRLIYHQRTHTGEKPHGCSVCGKAFSTKFSLTTHQKTHTGEKPYICSECGKGFIEKRRLIAHHRTHTGEKPFICNKCGKGFTLKNSLITHQQTHTEEKLYTCSECGKGFSMKHCLMVHQRTHTGEKPYKCNECGKGFALKSPLIRHQRTHTGEKPYVCTECRKGFTMKSDLIVHQRTHTAEKPYICNDCGKGFTVKSRLIVHQRTHTGEKPYVCGECGKGFPAKIRLMGHQRTHTGEKPYICDECGKGFTEKSHLNVHRRTHTGEKPYVCSECGKGLTGKSMLIAHQRTHTGEKPYICNECGKGFTMKSTLSIHQQTHTGEKPYKCNECDKSFRKKTCLIQHQRFHTGKTSFACTECGKFSLRKNDLITHQRIHTGEKPYKCSDCGKAFTTKSGLNVHQRKHTGERPYGCSDCGKAFAHLSILVKHKRIHR